From one Orcinus orca chromosome 10, mOrcOrc1.1, whole genome shotgun sequence genomic stretch:
- the MAPK14 gene encoding mitogen-activated protein kinase 14 isoform X6 has protein sequence MKHENVIGLLDVFTPARSLEEFNDVYLVTHLMGADLNNIVKCQKLTDDHVQFLIYQILRGLKYIHSADIIHRDLKPSNLAVNEDCELKILDFGLARHTDDEMTGYVATRWYRAPEIMLNWMHYNQTVDIWSVGCIMAELLTGRTLFPGTDHIDQLKLILRLVGTPGAELLKKISSESARNYIQSLTQMPKMNFANVFIGANPLAVDLLEKMLVLDSDKRITAAQALAHAYFAQYHDPDDEPVADPYDQSFESRDLLIDEWKSLTYDEVISFVPPPLDQEEMES, from the exons GTACCTGGTGACCCATCTCATGGGGGCAGATCTGAACAACATTGTGAAATGTCAGAAGCTTACGGATGACCACGTTCAGTTCCTTATCTACCAGATTCTCCGAGGTCTCAAG tatatacattcAGCCGACATAATTCACAGG GACCTAAAACCTAGTAATCTAGCTGTGAATGAAGACTGTGAGCTGAAG ATCTTGGATTTTGGACTGGCTCGACATACAGATGATGAAATGACAGGCTATGTAGCCACTAGGTGGTACAGGGCTCCTGAGATCATGCTGAACTGGATGCATTACAACCAGACAG TTGATATTTGGTCAGTGGGATGCATAATGGCCGAGCTGTTGACTGGAAGAACACTGTTTCCTGGTACAGACC ATATTGATCAGTTGAAGCTCATTTTAAGACTCGTTGGAACCCCAGGGGCTGAGCTTTTGAAGAAAATCTCCTCAGAGTCT GCAAGAAACTACATTCAGTCTTTGACCCAGATGCCAAAGATGAACTTTGCAAATGTATTTATTGGTGCCAATCCCTTGG CTGTCGACTTGCTGGAGAAGATGCTTGTATTGGACTCAGATAAGAGAATTACAGCAGCGCAAGCCCTTGCACATGCCTACTTTGCCCAGTACCACGATCCTGACGATGAACCAGTGGCTGATCCTTACGATCAGTCTTTCGAAAGCAGGGACCTCCttatagatgaatggaaaa GCCTGACCTACGATGAAGTCATCAGCTTTGTGCCACCACCCCTTGACCAAGAAGAGATGGAGTCTTGA